Part of the Gemmatimonadaceae bacterium genome, ACAACCTCACTGCTGGCTTCGGCGCCGAGATCGCTGGCGTGCTGGCCAGTGACGCCTTCTGGGATCTCGATGCCCCGGTTGAGCGATTGGCGCCGCGCGACATTCCCATGCCGTACCACCCGCAGCTGCTTGAAGCCGTCCTGCCGGATGTCGGGCAGATTGTGAATGCCGTGACGGGACTCCTCGCCGTGTAACAGGCGGCCCCTCGAACGCGCGCCTGGTCCCCACTTTGTCCGGAATTGGTTTACTTTGTTGGTTGACCGCCAATGAAAGTCGCGGTCCGGCGGGCACAGATCAGCTCGCTAATGTCTCTCCTTCACGAGGTTTTCATGAAGAAACAACTCGTCGGACTAACACTGCTCGCCGCCGCGCTTACGGTGTCGGCAGCGCAGGCTCAAGGTCCCATCTCGAAAGTCGAGGTTGGTGCCTTCGGCCATTATACGAAGCTGGACGACAAGCTCAAGATGGATAACCCCATCGGCATCGGTGGCATGCTCGGCATCAGCGTGTATCGGTGGCTGGGTGTGGAAGCCAATGCGCAGTACGGCCCCACCAAGGCCAATCGCACGCCCAACGAAGACATCAAGTACAGCCCGTATCGTGGACTCGTCACCCTGACCATTCCGGTTGCCTCCAAGGCCGCGCTGGTGCTCGGTGGTGGTTACGTGAACTCCGTCTACAAGGGACGTAGCACGGCCAACGAGTACGAGGATGGTGTCTCGGCGCTCGTGGGCCTCAAGGTGTGCGGCAGCGGACGCTGGGGCGCGCGCGTTGACGGCATCGGCGATTTCAATCCGTCGCCGAACGAACAGGAGCTCACCGGCACGTCCAAGAATCTCGGCGTTCGCGCCGGTGTGACGTACGCGTTGCGCGGTGCGTGTGCGGCCGAGTCGGAGAAGTTCGACTGGTCGCTGGCCATTGCGCCGGCCACCGCCACGGTGGCGCGCGGTGCAAGCCGTCAGTTCGCGCTCAGCGCGGCGGACATGAAGCAGCGTCCGATCGAAACCCGCAAGGTGAACAACCTGGTCTGCACGTCCAGCGACGCGAGCGTCGCCACGGTGGACAACACGGGCAACGTGAAGGCCGTCAAGGCCGGCACGGCGACCATCACCTGCAAAGGTCTGGTGAAGAAGCTTGAGCGCAGCACGTCGGCCTCAGTCACCGTACCGCCACCAGCGTGGACGTTTTGCATTGACGCCGCCGGCGCAGACGAAGAACGTAGGTGAGACGGCCACGTATACCACCACCGCGACCGATGCGGACGGTGTGAACCTGGGCGCCGCCACCAGCTGGGCATCGTCGAACCCGGGCGTGGCCTCGGTCAGCAACGGCACCGTGAGCTGCGTCAGCGGTGGCACCTCCACCATCACCGCCACCAAGACCGCGTACGGCAGCAGCAAGAGCGCCACGGCCACGATCACCCGCATCGCGCCGCCGCCACCGCCCACGGCCATGGTCCGTCTCGACAGCACGCATTTCAATTTCGACAAGGCCACGGTGTTGCCGGCCGGCGACGCGCTGTTGCAGACCGTTGTCGACGCGATGAAGCGCGACGCGAGCATCCGCGTGTCCGTGGAAGGTCACACGGATTGGTACGGCGACGAGAGCTACAACAACAAGCTCGCCACCAGCCGCGCCACTGCGGTCATGGCGAAGCTCAAGAAGCTGGCCGGCAAGGATGTTGCCGCCGACCGCTTCTCGATGGCTGGCTTCGGCGAACAGTGCATCATCGTCCGCGATGGTGATCCCGATCCGAATCCGCCGCGTCCGCGTGTCTCCGCGGCCAACAAGGCCAAGCAGGCGCCGAACCGCCGCGTGGAAATCTGGCAGTTGCTGGCCAACGAGTCTGGTTCGCCCAGCTCGTGCCGTGCGGATTCGCAGCGCAACGGCCGCGTGCCGTTCGCCTCGATGAAGTAAGCAGTCGCTGGTTGCCGGAACGGAACGGCCCCGCATGCGAAAGCATGCGGGGCCGTTGTGTATTGGGGGACGCGCTCAGAACGCCTTGAACTCGTCGAACGGCTGCTTGCAGCTCTTGCACACGTGAATGGCCTTGCACGCCGTGCTGCCGAACTCGCTCTGCAAGCGCGTGTCGGCACTACCGCAAAACGGGCACACCACCGGCACGCGGGCGCGCGTCAGCGTGATCAATCCCTGGGGTTCCGCGCGTCCGGGCGGGGCAATGCCGTACGCGCGGAGTTTCTCGCGCGCCCCGGGGCCAATCCAGTCGGTCGTCCACGCGGGTGCGAACACCGTATCGACAATCACCTCGCGCACACCGTGAGCGACCAGCGCGCTCCGGATGTCGTCCTCGATTTCGCGCATCGCCGGACAGCCGGAGTAGGTGGGCGTCACCGTCACGCGCACCACGTCCCCGTCCACCACCGCGTCGCGCACAATACCCAGTTCCACGACGCTGATCACCGGCACCTCGGGGTCCTTCACCTCATCGAGGATCGCGTACACCGCGTCTCGGGAGAGCGGCGCGGCCATC contains:
- the paaJ gene encoding phenylacetate-CoA oxygenase subunit PaaJ, which encodes MAMAAPLSRDAVYAILDEVKDPEVPVISVVELGIVRDAVVDGDVVRVTVTPTYSGCPAMREIEDDIRSALVAHGVREVIVDTVFAPAWTTDWIGPGAREKLRAYGIAPPGRAEPQGLITLTRARVPVVCPFCGSADTRLQSEFGSTACKAIHVCKSCKQPFDEFKAF
- a CDS encoding Ig-like domain-containing protein; translated protein: MKKQLVGLTLLAAALTVSAAQAQGPISKVEVGAFGHYTKLDDKLKMDNPIGIGGMLGISVYRWLGVEANAQYGPTKANRTPNEDIKYSPYRGLVTLTIPVASKAALVLGGGYVNSVYKGRSTANEYEDGVSALVGLKVCGSGRWGARVDGIGDFNPSPNEQELTGTSKNLGVRAGVTYALRGACAAESEKFDWSLAIAPATATVARGASRQFALSAADMKQRPIETRKVNNLVCTSSDASVATVDNTGNVKAVKAGTATITCKGLVKKLERSTSASVTVPPPAWTFCIDAAGADEERR
- a CDS encoding OmpA family protein; protein product: MTPPAQTKNVGETATYTTTATDADGVNLGAATSWASSNPGVASVSNGTVSCVSGGTSTITATKTAYGSSKSATATITRIAPPPPPTAMVRLDSTHFNFDKATVLPAGDALLQTVVDAMKRDASIRVSVEGHTDWYGDESYNNKLATSRATAVMAKLKKLAGKDVAADRFSMAGFGEQCIIVRDGDPDPNPPRPRVSAANKAKQAPNRRVEIWQLLANESGSPSSCRADSQRNGRVPFASMK